In one window of Clupea harengus chromosome 4, Ch_v2.0.2, whole genome shotgun sequence DNA:
- the ndufb11 gene encoding NADH dehydrogenase [ubiquinone] 1 beta subcomplex subunit 11, mitochondrial, whose product MASRLTRIWPSLSRMRFSPVYGARFVSQSTPSSAAGATAVTDLQPSHAKESHGHAEVSPFEKNPEYHGFSTDATADAWNMRLAFFFGISIAIVLGGTFLHYLPDHGMRQWARREAEKQIKKREAGGLPIMSENYYDPSKIVLPSAGEE is encoded by the exons ATGGCTTCACGGCTTACTCGGATTTGGCCTTCGTTGTCTCGAATGCGCTTTAGCCCCGTGTACGGTGCTCGTTTTGTGTCCCAATCGACACCATCGAGTGCTGCAGGCGCTACCGCTGTCACGGATCTGCAGCCCTCTCATGCCAAGGAAAGTCATGGACACGCAGAGGTCAGCCCGTTTGAGAAG AATCCAGAATACCATGGATTCTCAACTGATGCCACTGCAGATGCATGGAACATGAGGCTGGCATTCTTTTTCGGCATTTCTATTGCTATTGTCCTGGGTGGTACCTTTCTCCACTACCTACCTGACCATGG GATGAGACAGTGGGCCAGGAGGGAAGCTGAGAAACAGATCAAAAAGAGGGAAGCCGGGGGGTTGCCCATCATGTCTGAGAACTACTACGACCCCAGCAAGATCGTTCTTCCATCTGCAGGGGAAGAGTAA